Within the Eucalyptus grandis isolate ANBG69807.140 chromosome 1, ASM1654582v1, whole genome shotgun sequence genome, the region CACCCTTGGCATCGACCAGCAGCTCGCCCGCGGTGACGACACTTCCCAGATCGCTCAGGAGTATGATGCTGGGCTGGAGGACTTCCGGAAGGAGTTCGCTCTGTCAATGGCCCGGATGGGGAACATCAAGGTCTTGACGGGGAATCAGGGGGAGATCCGCAAGAATTGCAGAGCCGTGAACAGCAAATAACCCTGACCAAGATCGAATGATCTCCTAATTTGGAAGCATAATTTGTTCTCGAAATGTATTCGGTTATGATACTTTCGGTGGTATTTACTGAAATGAAAATAAGGAATGAAAGATATTTGAAGTACTCTGGCTAAATTCATCAGTAGCCCAATTGTTTCTCCTTATAAACAATCAAAGAAGCTGTATTTCGATTTCCCAAATGAAAGAATTTCGCCGAGAGCTTGGAATACGATTCATGCCATCACGCTGGCTCTTCATTTGGGGCGTAACAATCCATGAAACAATGATTTATGACTGCTGACAGATTTAATCATCTGTACACGATTCCCGGATCAAAGAAAATCTAGTTTCTCACTAGTTAATTATCGTGCAATGAACGAAAAATGCTTCAGGCAAGCAATTATGATAAATGGCCAAAGATTTAGCCAAAGAATATCACTCGCTACCATCTTTCGAGCACCAATCCTCGATCCAGTTCCGGTCCTAGACTCACAAATTTGCCCAAACATGCTCCAGTTTCCGAGTAAAAGCCTGCTCTCTGCCGAGGATAACCGTGGTGTGGCTAGCATTCGGAATTATTTCGACCTCCGCATgggggatcttcatcttgatgttGCTGCTGCATTCCAACGGGACAACCTTGTCGCAATTGCCGTGAATAATCACGATTCTTGCCCTGGATTTCCTTAGACGTTCCAAGTAGTCATCCAAGAATTTCGCTCCCCCACATATCACATTATGCATGGTATGCCAGGCTGAGTGATGGGTGTGCCTCGTCAAGTCGACAGCTGCAAAATGCAGATCACTGGGACAGAGAATGCACCGAAAGGGGCGATTTAGAAACTACAGTCAATAAACTGCTTTGTTCTTCCTATTTTTTGTCATATAAGAAAGTAGCGTTCTAATTTTGAGTACCTCCTCCGGGTAACAAGCTTCAGGATTCTCTCCCATGTCCTGTGGTTGCGGCAAAGAAGGAAGCAGACACATCGACCCAGGTGCTCATACCATGACATGACCGCTGAGCCAAACAGCAAAGGAGGCCACAATCTCTTCTCAGCAAGCTTTTCAGGGCTGTTAAGCTTGCATTTCTTTTCAAAGAGGGAAAACATggctgaagggaaaaaaaatgaaagagatttGTGTGAAGACAATAGCCCTATGATTTCTTCCACCTGCAAATCAATGACATGGAATTGTCTAGATGCACCTTTATTTCTGTGACATAAAGTACGTTCTAATAGCACTCACCGGCGCAGTTATGGTGATTGATTTCACAGACTTTGTATACTTTGCAGCTAAGGCCAGTGTGATTACGCATCCCATGGAATGTGCAACtaaatgaaaagaatttaacCCATATGGAATAATCACGGATTTCTCAATCATGCCCAGGTGATCCTTCAACGTATAGGTGCAGTCCCTCGGCTTCGGGCTTCTCCCAAATCCCAAAAGATCCACAGCAAAGAATCTGTAGTTAGTCCTTGCTGATTCGGAAAAATTAGGGAACACTGCTTCTGTCCAAAACGATGAGGACGAGAGGAACCCATgtaaaaatatcacattttcaGGGGCCTTCTTCCCCTGAACACTCACTGCGGTGCAATAACACAGCCACATGAACTTTGATTAGTACTGCCAGAAAAGCAGCGACTGATTCCACTTATTGAATTGCAAAGGCAATAGAAGATCAATACAGCAAGACGCGAGAATACACTAGACCTACGACAATTCAATTGTCTTCCAAGGTAAAATCTAGTCATCCACGTGATGATGAAATGCAATACCACACGCAGCCTTATGATATGCGACCCCGGCAACACAGACCCAACAGCGAAGTTCATTGAGGGAGTGGCCAGTTAGTCTATGAACTTAACCAATTGAAAGGATCGCTCTCTCCCACCAAAAAAGTAGAAATCTCGACAGCAACGCTGCCGTACCTCTTGCTTGCTTGACTGATTAAGGTGGCTTTAAGAACCTGAGCAGAGCACACTACTAGATTCTAACTTCTCCAGAACAGAACATCAGTTCAAATGAAACCTCCCAAAAACAAGTGAGGGACCACCAAAGCACGCTCCACTCAATCAATGTAATCGTTGGTCAATTGCATGCACAATTACTTTACCATCAAGATCTCGCATTTTCCGCTTCTATCTATCCGATCGAATAGTCCCTAAAAAGGCATAGCAAGAAAATAACAACCAAATGCACGAGAACAGGGCAATTGGCGTGCATTCAAGGGGACCACGCTTCCAAATCCAATGTCATCTAAAGGAGCAACCTTCAGAAGAAGACCGCAAGAAAAAAGTGCAAACTAGCTCGAACAAAATTACCTTGCAGAGGCTCCTGAACAACGACGTGAAGCTTCAGCGCATCATTGGACGCCCAAGAAACGCAAGATTCACAGCCACAATCAGACCACCTACGGCGATGATTCATCACCACCTTCCCTGCCGAACCGTAAAGATCCCACCTTTCGACCCATCGGAGCATACCCATTTCCCGGAAAACATTCCTCCTGCCGTACAGACTCTCGGAGACCTCGCTCTCTCCGTCGCCTCCGCTGGCGCCGCTCCTCCCGCCGCTCCCCGCCGCTCTCGTGGCAGTAACAAGGGGAGGGCTTTCCTTCGAAGAACGCATCGAGGAAGCGGTACAGCACGCACAGGGAGGCGTCGAGGAAGTcgaggaagaggaagacgaGGGAAGTGAGGAGCGAAGTGAAGGAATGGCGGGCGCGACGGGTCTGCCCGTCCATGTCCGTTGAGGTAGACACGGAGGGAGACGcggagacagagagacagagagaaagaaagggaggGAGATGAGAACAGAGAGTGGTCAGCAACGAGGCAACGGAGAAGAGAGACATGGGCTGGGTTGAGCCACGTACGCAGAGCGGAATTACGGGAGGAGAGAGCGTTGCGTTCGTCGCGACTCGAGAGGAATCTCGAGGTTTGGAGTGGGAAACCGTTTTCGAGGAATCATATTATTCGGGCGGCAGTTGAACGGTCGGGACTCGAACCATTTGATGATGCTCCATTTCGTTGTCTTGTCGGTTCCTTTAACCAGTAAAGTAAGATGCTCTGTTTCTTCAGGCTCGTCGGGCTCGGCTCGAGTGGGAATTTCTAATCGAATAGGATCGAGATTCTCGCATCGCACACCTCAAAAGCATGACATCTCAAGTTCGATTCTTATTCAAAGCAACCGACTTGGATCATGTTGAAAGAGGGTAATTCATAGTGATTGTTCTAAAAATTAGTCCAAGATATGTTATGACCTCTTGAAAAAGATATTCTGATTcctgaaaatattatatatactCAACAAATGAGCGAGAGATCGACGATACTTCATGGTGTTGACAATGGTAAGATTTCCAGCTTTTCTATTATTTCTGATGATCTATTTTATACTTGCTGCAATTTCATCGTTTTGAACCTGCATAAACTGGTTCAAAGTCAATGAAACAGTAGCACTTATGCTGGTCCTCTTTCTTCACCAAATGAGAGATCACAACAGGGAGATTCCTTATACACAGAGAAGAATCCAGCCTCTTCCTCTTGCTGATGAAGAATCTATTCACTTCCTTTCAATCGATCTTGATTAAAATGCCCATAAAAGTGTTAGAAATATGTCTCAAATTTGAGCCTGttaaatgaaattgaattgataagaaTTTGTGAACTCGACCTTATGGAAGCCAAAAAAAGCGGTGTATGTGAATTGGTCAgcggaaattatcaaaaaaagaagattgcACGTGGATTTCAGTTATGAGCCGTGAAGAGGTTTTTTTGTTGTCTTCAACTCATCGCTGCAGCCATGTGAACGTGAAAATGAAGGtagtggaagaagaggaagtcaaaaagaaggggaagaccatcatgaagagaaagagagaggatttGTCAAAGTAAAAAATTGCAGGCTTTGTTTGTCCTCTTTCATTaacttcttttgtttctttccatgCTATTTTCTTCTATTGTAGCCGACAAAAGGAAAGAACGAGTGAAGCCTCACGTGCTGCATCCAACGGAGAGCtcttggaaaagaaagaacgagAAATTTGCAACAACACGGGATTTGTATGAACGGAGCTCTTAGTTGCAACAACGCAGGACTTGTATAAATGGAGCTCTTAGAAGCGAGAAAGGCAAAGCTTTCCTAAAGCAAAACGCAGGAGATCTCAATAGAGGGagaaattttctcattataaTTACATCCAAATGATTTAGCAAGCTAAATTTTGTGAgtagaatttatttaattcattgaGTGGGTTTCATTAGGAATTGCGAAGGATTAAACACTATGTGAGTTATTAGATGTAATTGGAGGCTAGGAAACACTAAGTTAATGTTTGAGTGCTCAAGTAATTATAATATCCGGTATATCACTTGATTTTTATAGTGAAATTACGTGCTGCTCTCTCTGTGAACATAGGTTCCGATATTCAAATTGAACTATGTAAATTCAATGTCTGATTCCATTTCCTTCCTTTCGACTGTTATATCCGATTCGATTGTCTATATTCACATCAGGAAGCTTAGCCCTCGGCACCCTAGAGAAGTCAAAGAATGACCTCTTGTCTACTATCGAATGTTGCAAAGGCGAATTTTGAGACATCATATGATTTCGGATTTCTTTCAGACCCTATGTCTCAGATTTCCTCCTCCATTCCGACGGCTGACAACAACTGCAAAGATTTGAGAAAAACGTTGCTTCCACAATTAGTAGAGCCTTTCTCATTATCAATTTTCTAAAGTTCTAGGTTTCTTCACAAATATACAATTGGTGAAGGTACAAATCGACGTTAAACAGAATCATTTCCTCTAAGGAGTCCAGTTGGAGAAAGGGCAACTATCAAATCAAGAATCAACAAATTTACAACCCAAAACATCATCTAATCTGTGGATGATAGGTTAATCATGTCTCTTGTTTAAAAATTAGGTGCAATTATCATCAACATTCTTGAGAGGCATCTTCCTTGCTCATAAcaaatcaattctttttcttccttagcAGCATAATTCCAAGGAAATCTTCATCTGTTGATGTAAAAATTAAACTAACTTTATTATGAGTGTCACTTATCCTTTAACTCTAGGATAACGTTTGTATTTATAGAATTTATCTACTAGTTGTTATAGTAATTATGTGAgaagtaaataattttgaattagtCCGCTACAATAATAACTATAGTATTGGCCCATGCATCTCTTCCTCTTAAGTCTCGACTTTAAGATtttgaaattacaatttacctTATTAACATATTACCCACTCCACACTTAAACAATATCTcatattttcaaacatttttccATCAACAACTAGATTacaagtttttaaaatatttggttGTGTTGTTTTCCCTTTATAAATGCCATACAATTCACATAAGTTTTCATTATGTTCTACTCAATATGTGTTCTTAGGATATAGTCAATTGCACGTTAATTACCATTGCTTAGATTATAAAAGTGGACGCATGTATATTATAAGACatcttattttattgaaaatatttttccattcgCCACACTTGGTTCATACCCTTATGAAATACAATCACCATCACATCCTAAGTTGACATCTCCACGGCGGGTAAGTCCTCCCACACGAACGATGGTATTAATGGTAATATCCTAACTTTTACCCCACCCTCTAACACCTCCCCACCCACTTTTGAAAAACCATCACCAACATTATCAAATACTAATATTACTTCAACATCTAACATGTTGATTTCTAGTTTGTCTAATGTTGGTATAGGTTCTAAT harbors:
- the LOC104419389 gene encoding probable lysophospholipase BODYGUARD 4, with protein sequence MRSSKESPPLVTATRAAGSGGRSGASGGDGESEVSESLYGRRNVFREMGMLRWVERWDLYGSAGKVVMNHRRRWSDCGCESCVSWASNDALKLHVVVQEPLQVSVQGKKAPENVIFLHGFLSSSSFWTEAVFPNFSESARTNYRFFAVDLLGFGRSPKPRDCTYTLKDHLGMIEKSVIIPYGLNSFHLVAHSMGCVITLALAAKYTKSVKSITITAPVEEIIGLLSSHKSLSFFFPSAMFSLFEKKCKLNSPEKLAEKRLWPPLLFGSAVMSWYEHLGRCVCFLLCRNHRTWERILKLVTRRSDLHFAAVDLTRHTHHSAWHTMHNVICGGAKFLDDYLERLRKSRARIVIIHGNCDKVVPLECSSNIKMKIPHAEVEIIPNASHTTVILGREQAFTRKLEHVWANL